From Arachis stenosperma cultivar V10309 chromosome 2, arast.V10309.gnm1.PFL2, whole genome shotgun sequence, one genomic window encodes:
- the LOC130962733 gene encoding increased rDNA silencing protein 4-like — MAKKNAQEAYQRVQEAKAKSRARSGGARAITSPPPPPPPKNTGTPSQPIVLSSSSLSRPPPSAQTLSEPEKKKHLKTRGQRIIESPPRDPPSSSSVPPPGPGGGDSSASLKR; from the exons atggcaaagaAGAATGCTCAGGAGGCTTATCAAAGGGTCCAGGAGGCTAAGGCGAAGTCCCGAGCTAGGTCTGGTGGTGCCAGGGCGATtacctctcctcctcctcctcctcctcctaaaaATACTGGCACTCCCTCTCAACCCATTGTCCTTTCTTCCTCAAGTTTGTCTCGACCACCCCCTTCTGCCCAAACTCTCtctgagccagagaagaagaagc atttgaagactcgggggcagaggattattgagtctcctcctcgaGATCCTCCGAGTTCGTCCTCCGTTCCTCCTCCTGGCCCTGGTGGTGGTGATTCCTCTGCTTCTCTGAAAagataa